Genomic DNA from Chrysiogenia bacterium:
CAGAAAAAAGCCCGGGTTGCATGAGCAACCCGGGCTTTTTGTTGTTCGTCTGAGGACTAGTTCAGCAGGTCGGTATCACCCTCGGAGATCTCACCGCTGGCGGTCTTGATCGTGTGGAGGTGGTGCTGCGCGAGGCCGTTGGCATCTGGCTCGAAGCCGTCCTCATTGAGTTTCTCCCACGCTGCCCGGAACTGCGCGAGGATGTCGTCGCGGGTTTCCTCGGTGGGGTAGAGGACTTCGTTCACTGCGTTGAGAAGGCCCAGGATCAGGCTCTTGTCACTGTCCATGTCGCGGCCGAGCGCCTCGTAGACTTCCTTGAGTGCAAGGAACTGCTTGGAGCGGCCGAACTGGATCACCTCGCGGGCGTCCAGACCCAGCGCGCGGAACGAGGGCTCGAGAATCTTCATCTCCCAGACGGCGAAGAACATGATCTGCGCCTGGAAGAGCATCATCTGGCGAAGTTCGCGCTTGCTCATGTCGCGGATCATCTCGGGAAGATACTGCATGCCAAGGCCCACGTGGCGGGCCTCGTCGCGCTCGTAATACTTCATCAGTTCGGCGATGACCGGCTCGGGCTTGGTCTGGCGAATGGCCTGGAAGATGGTGAGCGCCATGGGCTCGATCATGAGCTGCATGCCCAGCAGCTTGTGGGCGAGCACCTTGGTGTCGAGCGTGAGATCGAGCAGGGCCTGCGGCGCGCGGTCCA
This window encodes:
- a CDS encoding ferritin-like domain-containing protein — protein: MAFAGFGKTQIAYDMFDMARDAEQARRFSKCENIYHKGQQFAWDGTGILQELLAEHGGIHLDEEKSEALRRVFAIIMWGELAAWKISLQLADGIKPLEAKMAATSQAFDEARHFYVMHDYLTELGYEPKRMDRAPQALLDLTLDTKVLAHKLLGMQLMIEPMALTIFQAIRQTKPEPVIAELMKYYERDEARHVGLGMQYLPEMIRDMSKRELRQMMLFQAQIMFFAVWEMKILEPSFRALGLDAREVIQFGRSKQFLALKEVYEALGRDMDSDKSLILGLLNAVNEVLYPTEETRDDILAQFRAAWEKLNEDGFEPDANGLAQHHLHTIKTASGEISEGDTDLLN